One Candidatus Nitrospira nitrificans genomic region harbors:
- a CDS encoding acyltransferase family protein, whose amino-acid sequence MGSLIAFYLDGKERDPFPSALQQILSLVGFGLIAGAALTLSKETPFPGFSALVPTVGAGLLIVFGSPETIVGRLLASRVFVGMGLVSYSAYLWHQPLLSFARHRSLTELDEMVIAGIIVLTFSLAYVTWRYIETPFRRGNIVPKRLLWRLSLASAVVIAVSTVGLQPVTVWRCKTNWRERWKRSGESIRVFLR is encoded by the coding sequence ATGGGTTCGCTGATCGCGTTCTACCTGGATGGGAAGGAACGTGACCCGTTTCCATCGGCTCTCCAACAGATATTGAGCCTTGTTGGGTTCGGATTGATCGCGGGAGCGGCACTGACCCTTAGTAAAGAAACGCCTTTCCCGGGTTTCTCTGCGTTGGTACCGACCGTGGGCGCTGGTTTACTGATCGTATTTGGCTCGCCTGAAACGATCGTTGGTCGGTTATTGGCGAGTCGAGTGTTCGTCGGGATGGGGCTTGTCAGCTACAGCGCCTATTTATGGCATCAGCCATTGTTGTCTTTTGCTCGCCATCGAAGCCTGACTGAGCTTGATGAAATGGTGATAGCCGGCATCATTGTTCTTACGTTCAGTCTCGCCTATGTGACCTGGAGATATATTGAAACGCCGTTTCGTCGAGGGAACATCGTGCCGAAAAGATTGCTGTGGAGATTGTCGCTAGCTTCCGCGGTCGTGATCGCTGTGTCCACGGTCGGCCTGCAGCCGGTTACCGTGTGGAGGTGCAAAACAAACTGGCGAGAGAGATGGAAGCGCAGTGGCGAATCCATACGTGTTTTTTTGAGGTAG
- a CDS encoding SGNH hydrolase domain-containing protein, whose product MAQGSSAQPSEDPAGSSKRFILYGDSLAAHLYPGLVRVLGEDKIIQLTGGSRSALRVTKGRRCTDFYDWFVDDYVPNNKADGIIVSSRWLETYEKIGDEEFRVHLDALFEKLKDRRVIIYSQPASFSVDISRYIYKLGKLMGDRRSGVFGG is encoded by the coding sequence TTGGCGCAGGGTTCGTCTGCTCAGCCGAGCGAGGATCCAGCCGGATCCTCCAAACGATTTATCTTGTATGGAGACAGTCTTGCGGCTCATTTGTATCCAGGTCTTGTGCGGGTTCTTGGCGAGGATAAGATTATCCAACTCACCGGAGGGAGTCGTAGTGCCCTGCGCGTGACAAAGGGTCGTCGGTGCACGGACTTCTACGACTGGTTTGTGGATGACTATGTCCCGAACAATAAGGCGGATGGAATCATTGTGTCGAGTAGATGGTTGGAAACGTATGAAAAAATCGGCGATGAAGAATTTCGGGTTCATCTCGATGCGTTGTTTGAGAAATTGAAGGATCGTCGAGTCATCATCTATTCTCAGCCGGCTTCATTCTCCGTCGATATTAGTCGGTATATTTACAAGCTTGGGAAATTGATGGGGGATAGACGGAGTGGTGTATTTGGGGGATAA
- a CDS encoding sodium:solute symporter family protein has translation MVFSFVILYLLLSVGIGLFAATRVRNSKDFAVAGRSLPLPIVTATVFATWFGAEAVLGISATFVKEGLHGVVADPFGSSMCLMLAGLFFAPRLYRLNMLTVGDYYRFRYNRTIEVLCTFCIVASYLGWVAAQFKVLGLVLNVVTEGAVSQSVGIVIGAAIVLTYTTFGGMFSVAILDFVQISVIMGGLLYVASLVSDLAGGVGTVIEQAAAAGKLDLFPPATFTAWVPFVGAWMTMMLGSIPQQDVFQRITSAKDERTAVRGALLGAVLYFSFCFVPMFLAYAATLIDPAKFGLLLEQDSQLILPTLILEHTPIAAQIIFFGAVLSAVMSCSSATLLAPSVALSENVVKPLLPNLNDAEFLRLMRVVLIGFASVVLIIALWSDATIYKMVVSTYKVTLVAAFIPLFAGLYWKGATTQGALWAIVAGLTSWLASELVSEPTDVWPPQLVGFVMAAIGMLVGSLWPSQGLASHEAREGIRDG, from the coding sequence GTGGTCTTCTCGTTCGTTATCCTCTATCTTCTCCTGTCTGTCGGCATCGGTCTATTCGCCGCGACCCGGGTGCGGAACTCGAAAGATTTTGCGGTCGCGGGAAGAAGCTTGCCGCTGCCCATCGTCACGGCGACGGTGTTTGCGACGTGGTTCGGCGCCGAAGCCGTATTAGGCATCTCGGCGACGTTCGTCAAAGAAGGTCTCCATGGAGTGGTTGCCGATCCATTCGGGTCCAGCATGTGTCTGATGCTCGCCGGACTATTTTTTGCCCCACGGTTATATCGACTGAACATGTTGACGGTCGGTGACTATTATCGATTTCGCTATAACCGCACCATCGAAGTCCTGTGCACGTTCTGCATCGTGGCCTCCTACCTGGGTTGGGTGGCGGCCCAATTCAAAGTACTGGGCTTGGTGCTCAATGTGGTGACAGAGGGCGCCGTCAGCCAGTCGGTGGGTATCGTGATCGGAGCGGCTATTGTCCTGACCTATACGACATTCGGCGGCATGTTTTCCGTCGCGATTTTAGATTTCGTCCAGATTTCAGTCATCATGGGAGGGTTGCTGTATGTCGCATCACTTGTGAGTGATCTCGCGGGTGGAGTGGGGACGGTCATCGAGCAGGCGGCGGCCGCCGGTAAATTGGATTTGTTTCCCCCCGCGACATTCACCGCGTGGGTTCCCTTTGTCGGAGCGTGGATGACGATGATGCTCGGATCTATCCCGCAACAAGATGTGTTTCAACGGATCACATCGGCGAAGGATGAACGAACAGCCGTTCGCGGTGCGCTGCTGGGCGCGGTGCTCTATTTCAGCTTCTGTTTTGTTCCGATGTTTCTTGCCTATGCGGCGACGTTGATCGATCCCGCAAAGTTCGGCCTCCTGCTGGAGCAAGATTCACAGTTGATTTTGCCGACATTGATCTTGGAACACACACCGATCGCTGCGCAGATCATTTTCTTTGGCGCTGTGCTCTCCGCCGTTATGAGCTGCTCAAGCGCGACGCTTCTCGCGCCGTCGGTGGCCTTGAGTGAGAACGTTGTCAAGCCGCTCTTGCCCAACCTGAATGATGCGGAATTTCTCCGTCTCATGCGGGTCGTCTTAATCGGCTTTGCATCGGTGGTGTTGATCATTGCCCTGTGGTCCGATGCCACAATCTATAAAATGGTGGTGAGCACGTACAAGGTCACCCTGGTTGCCGCGTTTATTCCATTGTTCGCCGGACTGTATTGGAAAGGAGCGACGACACAGGGTGCGCTGTGGGCCATTGTCGCCGGGCTTACGAGCTGGCTGGCGTCAGAGCTGGTCAGCGAGCCGACCGACGTCTGGCCCCCACAGCTCGTTGGGTTTGTGATGGCTGCCATCGGCATGCTCGTGGGATCGCTGTGGCCGTCACAGGGGCTTGCTTCTCACGAGGCCCGAGAGGGCATACGGGATGGGTAG
- a CDS encoding response regulator — protein sequence MASILIVEDDAPVRALLRDILEEDGHHIREAENGQIGLALYRESPVDLVITDVLMPQRDGMEVTLALTQEFLDARVIAMTGATGDQNFLNVAKLFGARRVIQKPFTVESIRRVVRFTLDH from the coding sequence GTGGCTTCTATCTTGATCGTTGAAGATGACGCGCCGGTTCGAGCCTTATTGCGAGATATTCTTGAAGAAGACGGCCATCACATTCGTGAGGCCGAGAATGGCCAAATCGGCCTGGCGCTGTATCGCGAATCGCCCGTGGATCTCGTGATCACCGATGTTTTGATGCCGCAACGGGACGGAATGGAAGTGACGCTCGCGCTGACGCAGGAATTTCTAGATGCTCGAGTCATCGCCATGACCGGCGCCACCGGCGATCAGAACTTTCTCAACGTCGCGAAACTCTTCGGCGCCCGGCGCGTGATTCAAAAGCCTTTCACGGTGGAAAGCATCCGACGAGTCGTGCGTTTCACGCTTGACCATTAA
- a CDS encoding TolC family protein, which translates to MAEITMFPHVRIGAGRTVRWAAMALVALFSLSGCLIKPHALNKEDVKARMVKDFQAISSVEEPVVGPISLYEAVARALKYNLDAKVKTIQVQLAHQQLNIAHYSLLPQLSANAGFDGRNNFAGGVGQSIVTGRQAVEPFTSAEKNIVSGNLALSWDVLDFGLSFVRAQQAADNVMIAEEEKRRIAVRLVQEVRSAYWRAVSAERVLPRIQFLNESVTKALTSAQRIVDQKLQAPLTPLNYQRDLLNTQREVRRLFREFSTAKTQLASMMGLPPGTPFDLVIPPRETVVPVINLDSEKMEEQALMLRPELRAIDYKKRINAKEVKAVFLELFPSLKVSFGGYYNSNSFLFYQNWLTYAAQVSWNLLSVFRTPAKLKAIEAHGHMLDAQSMALSLSILTEVHVGAAQFVHAKEEYQDARNYQRTQAAIVEHTKNMWITQRTNDLTLIREQVNDVAADVRLDAARSGLETAYATLMASLGEEAVPAAPGEQSLAQLADSIRQYWEPSGFTMSEEERSSAGHAIPVAQ; encoded by the coding sequence GTGGCAGAGATCACTATGTTTCCACATGTGCGGATTGGGGCGGGTCGTACCGTGAGATGGGCCGCCATGGCGTTGGTGGCTCTGTTCTCACTGAGCGGGTGCCTCATCAAACCCCATGCGTTGAACAAGGAAGACGTGAAGGCTCGAATGGTGAAAGATTTCCAGGCGATTTCATCGGTTGAAGAGCCGGTCGTGGGGCCGATCAGCCTCTATGAGGCCGTCGCGCGCGCGTTGAAGTACAACTTGGACGCGAAAGTCAAAACCATCCAAGTGCAGCTGGCGCATCAACAGCTCAATATTGCGCACTATTCCTTGCTCCCCCAGCTCTCGGCCAATGCCGGGTTTGATGGGCGTAATAACTTCGCCGGTGGTGTCGGACAATCGATCGTCACCGGCCGCCAAGCGGTTGAACCGTTCACCTCCGCCGAGAAGAACATCGTCTCCGGGAATCTTGCTTTGAGTTGGGACGTGCTGGATTTTGGGTTGTCGTTCGTACGTGCGCAACAGGCCGCCGACAACGTGATGATCGCCGAGGAGGAAAAACGGCGGATCGCCGTCCGCCTCGTACAGGAAGTTCGCAGCGCCTACTGGCGAGCCGTGAGCGCGGAACGGGTGCTGCCGCGGATCCAGTTCTTGAATGAATCGGTCACCAAGGCGTTGACGAGCGCCCAACGCATCGTCGATCAAAAGCTGCAGGCTCCGCTGACTCCGCTCAACTATCAACGGGATCTGCTGAATACTCAGCGGGAGGTGCGACGACTGTTTCGTGAATTCAGTACGGCCAAAACACAATTGGCCTCTATGATGGGGTTGCCGCCGGGAACGCCGTTTGACCTGGTCATACCTCCGCGGGAAACCGTGGTGCCGGTGATCAACTTGGACAGCGAAAAGATGGAAGAACAGGCGCTCATGCTCAGGCCTGAGCTGCGCGCCATTGATTACAAGAAGCGTATCAATGCCAAGGAGGTCAAGGCCGTCTTCTTGGAGCTGTTCCCCAGTCTCAAAGTTTCATTCGGTGGGTATTACAACAGCAACAGTTTCCTTTTCTATCAAAATTGGTTGACCTATGCGGCGCAGGTCAGCTGGAATTTACTGTCTGTGTTTCGAACGCCGGCTAAGCTCAAGGCGATCGAAGCCCACGGACACATGTTGGATGCCCAAAGTATGGCGTTGAGCTTGTCCATTCTGACGGAGGTGCACGTCGGCGCGGCGCAGTTCGTCCACGCCAAAGAGGAATATCAGGATGCGCGGAATTATCAGCGAACACAGGCGGCGATCGTCGAGCACACAAAGAATATGTGGATCACGCAAAGGACAAACGATCTCACGTTGATCCGAGAGCAAGTCAATGATGTGGCCGCCGATGTGCGATTGGACGCCGCGCGATCGGGATTGGAAACAGCGTACGCCACTTTGATGGCGTCGCTCGGAGAGGAGGCCGTTCCAGCGGCGCCAGGCGAACAAAGCCTGGCTCAACTCGCCGATTCGATCAGACAATATTGGGAACCCAGTGGGTTTACGATGTCGGAGGAGGAAAGGAGCTCGGCCGGTCATGCGATACCAGTGGCGCAATAG
- a CDS encoding efflux RND transporter periplasmic adaptor subunit: MRYQWRNSVMVPVFLAAVVGVPSTGWSKGDQTAHITRVDHGVARGIVKAAAQAVLYAQVQGRVSMLPYKEGQRFEKGHMLVQIDCDKYQAELAVAIAEHEVKDKVYKNNVELGKLNAVSNLDLETSEAEAKKASASIRVAAVNVKGCQIAAPFGGRVVSVMVNEHENVFPNDKLISLLDDSSLEIELVLPSSSLSWLKRKSPFTFVVDETRRKYPARIKEIGASVDAASQTIKVIGAFEKLLPEVLAGMSGTAQFVEQP, translated from the coding sequence ATGCGATACCAGTGGCGCAATAGCGTGATGGTGCCGGTGTTCCTTGCCGCCGTCGTGGGTGTCCCTTCGACCGGATGGTCGAAAGGGGACCAAACGGCTCACATCACACGGGTGGATCATGGTGTCGCGCGCGGAATCGTCAAGGCGGCGGCACAGGCGGTGCTCTATGCTCAAGTCCAGGGACGCGTCAGCATGCTTCCATACAAGGAAGGGCAACGGTTCGAAAAAGGGCACATGCTCGTCCAAATCGACTGTGACAAGTACCAGGCTGAGCTGGCGGTCGCCATCGCCGAACACGAGGTCAAAGACAAAGTGTACAAGAACAACGTCGAACTCGGGAAACTCAATGCCGTCAGTAACCTCGACCTGGAAACGTCGGAGGCGGAAGCCAAAAAGGCATCGGCTTCGATTCGTGTCGCGGCGGTCAATGTGAAAGGGTGCCAGATTGCGGCTCCATTCGGCGGCCGTGTCGTCAGTGTGATGGTCAATGAACATGAGAATGTGTTTCCCAACGACAAGTTGATCAGTTTGTTGGATGACAGCAGCCTGGAGATCGAGCTGGTGCTGCCGTCCTCATCACTGTCCTGGCTCAAGCGGAAATCGCCGTTTACCTTTGTCGTAGATGAGACTCGCCGGAAGTATCCGGCCAGGATCAAAGAAATCGGGGCGTCGGTGGATGCCGCCAGTCAGACAATCAAGGTGATAGGGGCCTTCGAGAAATTACTGCCGGAGGTCTTGGCCGGGATGAGCGGCACGGCGCAATTCGTAGAGCAACCGTAA
- a CDS encoding efflux RND transporter periplasmic adaptor subunit — MATTVEPTTQQLPTLIHLAALTHLEGQIRAAKTIQELQFLSVNETRRLIPYEQAFLLSNLSRGDEAYRVLNASSVAVVDRDAPMIVWLEQAVQALRRAGAPSEQPMVVTEELLPESLRGGWREFVKGQVFWCPLQHPDETLLGAWWFERDFSWQENDVAIVHRLAGSYAYAWKALSRKERSWSKKIKRPTWWLLPVALIAALCLPIRISAVAPVKVMAKDPVVVSAPIDGVIADVPVHPNQMVQAGTTLFRYEDTNLRNQFLVAEKQLTVARAERSQAIQGGFGDPQRKAEVPLREAEMDLRQTELTYAKEMLDQVEVSAPKAGLLLYSEKSDWTGRPVTVGERIMEIADPKQIELRIDLPVADAIVLKDGADALIFLNALALESFPATIVHAGYHAEVLPGDILAYRVTAQLAQPDPRIRIGWQGTAKVYGEQGPLAYLLLRRPLMALRQWIGW, encoded by the coding sequence ATGGCCACGACAGTAGAACCCACCACACAACAGCTTCCAACGCTGATTCACCTGGCGGCCCTCACGCACCTGGAGGGGCAGATCCGCGCGGCCAAAACGATCCAAGAGCTGCAGTTTCTCTCCGTCAACGAAACCAGACGGTTGATTCCGTATGAGCAGGCCTTTCTCCTCAGTAACCTGAGTCGGGGGGACGAGGCGTATCGTGTGTTGAATGCGTCGAGCGTCGCCGTCGTGGATCGCGATGCCCCAATGATCGTGTGGCTCGAACAGGCGGTGCAGGCGCTTCGTCGTGCCGGCGCTCCGAGCGAGCAGCCGATGGTCGTCACGGAAGAGCTGCTGCCTGAATCGCTTCGCGGTGGCTGGCGGGAATTTGTGAAGGGGCAGGTCTTTTGGTGTCCCTTACAACATCCGGACGAAACGCTCCTGGGAGCATGGTGGTTTGAGCGGGACTTTTCATGGCAAGAGAACGATGTGGCGATCGTCCATCGGTTGGCTGGGAGCTATGCGTATGCCTGGAAGGCCCTGTCGAGGAAGGAACGAAGTTGGTCGAAGAAGATCAAGCGTCCCACCTGGTGGCTGCTTCCCGTGGCGCTGATTGCGGCCCTCTGTCTCCCGATCCGGATTTCCGCCGTGGCGCCGGTGAAAGTCATGGCGAAAGACCCGGTGGTCGTAAGCGCGCCGATCGACGGCGTCATTGCCGACGTGCCTGTGCATCCGAACCAAATGGTGCAAGCAGGGACCACGTTGTTTCGATACGAAGACACCAACCTGCGAAATCAATTTCTGGTCGCAGAGAAACAATTGACCGTCGCTCGAGCAGAACGGAGCCAAGCCATCCAAGGGGGGTTCGGCGATCCGCAGCGCAAGGCCGAGGTGCCGCTGAGAGAAGCGGAGATGGATCTCCGGCAAACGGAGCTGACGTATGCGAAAGAAATGCTCGATCAAGTTGAAGTGAGCGCGCCGAAGGCGGGCCTGCTTCTCTATTCCGAGAAATCCGATTGGACCGGCCGGCCTGTCACCGTCGGTGAGCGGATCATGGAAATCGCCGATCCGAAGCAGATCGAATTGCGGATTGATCTGCCGGTGGCCGATGCCATCGTGCTCAAGGACGGAGCCGATGCCTTGATATTTCTCAACGCGCTCGCGTTGGAATCGTTTCCGGCAACGATCGTCCATGCCGGCTACCATGCGGAAGTGTTGCCGGGCGACATCCTCGCCTACCGCGTCACTGCGCAACTCGCACAGCCGGATCCGCGCATCCGTATCGGCTGGCAAGGCACAGCCAAGGTATATGGCGAACAAGGACCGCTCGCCTACTTGCTCCTGCGCAGGCCGCTGATGGCGCTTCGACAATGGATAGGCTGGTAG